Genomic DNA from Erythrobacter aureus:
TCTGGCCGCCGCGATTTCGCAAGGCCTGCCGAGCTGAGGCCCCCCATGCGACTGCTGCGTAACTTTGCCTTCTATTTCGCTTTTTACGTCGGCTCCCTGCTGATTACCTCGGCTTCGCTGATTGCGCTTACCTTCAGCGTGGAGGCATTCCGGGCGCGGGTGCGGGACTGGTCGCAATGGCAGCGGTGGTGCCTGACCCATCTGCTCGGTTGCGAGATAGTGATCGAAGGCGCGCCGCAGAATGAGCCGGTCCTGTATGCGATCAAGCATGAGAGCTTCTTCGAAGCGATCGATGCACCCGCGCTGCTGGATTGCCCCAGCGTATTCGCCAAGCGGGAACTGTTCGACATCCCGCTATGGGGCCGTGCGGCGGCTGCCTTCGGGCTGGTGCCGGTCGAACGCGAGGCCGGTGCCAAGGCGTTGATGAAGATGATCCGCTCGGCCAAGGCGTTGGTTGCCGAGGGGCGCCCGCTGGTAATCTTCCCGGAAGGCACGCGCGTGCCGCATGGCGAGAAGCGCAAGCTGCAGGCAGGCTTTGCGGGCCTTTACAAGATGCTCGGCCTTCCGGTGGTGCCGGTCGCGGTCGATAGCGGGCCGATCTATCACAGGCGACTGAAAAAGCCGGGTCGGATCACGTATCGCTTTGGCGAGCCGATCCCGCCGGGCCTCCCCCGTGCGGAAGTGGAAGAGCGGGTGCGCGAGGCGATCAACGCGCTCAACGGGTGAGTTCGCCGCGCCCGCAAGCCCAGGAAACCGGCTGTGGGAAAGCGTCGGCATCGCAAATCTAGCCGCAGTGGTCCTCGACGCGTTGGGAAAGCGGTTTCCTCTCCAGTGCATCTTCCAGCCGATCGATCGCGGCGATGGCATCGCCTGCTTCCGCGTTCAGTTCGATCGCGGCCTTGTCGAGCGCATCGAACAGCGGGGCCAATTGCCGGGCGAGAGCCATCCCCTTGTCGGTCAGGGCAAGTACGCGTCGCCTGCCGTCGCGTTCATCCGCCCGTGACCCAACCAGGCCCTCCTTCTCGAGCGCGCCCCTGATGACGCTTATCGACACGTGCGAAACCTGCAGGCGGTCGGCGAGGTCGGTAACCGACATCGGCTCCCCGCTGCGAAGGCAATTGAAAACGGGAAACCAGCGCTGCTCGAAGGCGACCCCGCGCTTTTCATAGAGCGCCTTCGCTTCACGATCGATCCTGTCGCTCAGGCGCCTCAGGCGTCCACCAAGCGCGGCAGCGCCATGGGCTCGGACCGCGTCTTGGGCAGGTTCTTCGGGTGCTTTTCTCATGCGGCTTGACATATCCGTAACTGATTACATAAATGAGTTGCGATGACAAATTGGAAGTGAACCCCACAAATGTCGATGACGAAGATTTTTTGCCGCAAGGTTCTGGCCATAGGTGCTGCAGCGGCACTCCTTGCTCCCCTTTCGGGATGTCTGGCGCCTCTGGACCGGACTGCCGCACCGAGCCTGGAAAGCTATGCGTCACAGCTCACAGAAACCGCCGACTTCAGCGGCGTAATTCTGCTGGCGCGAAAGGGCGAAATCGAGTTTCAGGGGGCTTATGGGCTGGCCGATAGGCAAACCGGGCGAGCGAACACGGTCGACACGAAATTCAGCCTCGCGTCGGTGCCGAAGATGTTCACGGCGGTAAGCATCCTCCAGCTTGTCGATGCCGGCGCAATTTCGCTGGATGACACGATCGGCACACACCTGCCCGACTATCCGAACCGGGCCGCGGCAGAGCGCGTTACCATCGAGCATCTTCTGATGCACACGTCCGGTGTCGGTAATTACTGGGAGGCGATGGAGAAGCTGGATGGTGCCAGCCTGGACAGCCATAGCGACTATCTGCCGCTGTTTGCCGACATCCCGCTCGAACATGAACCGGGGACGGCGTTTTCCTATTCGAATGGCGGCTATGTCGTTCTTGGGCTGATTATCGAAGCGGTGACCGGTACCAACTATTACGACCATGTGCAGGCTGCGGTCTTCGACAAGGCCGGAATGCAGGATACAGGGTATTTCCTCCCCGGAAAGCCGGTGCCCGATCGCGCCCAAAGCTACATGCGATCCGTCGAGCGTCCTGGGTCATGGGATGACATGGCCGCCCGCGCCGAACCGCGCGGCAGTGCGGCAGGGGGTGGCTATTCGACTGCCGGCGACCTGCTCCGCTTCGCCACCGCGCTCAAGCAACACCGGCTGCTGAGCCCGGACATGACCGATGTCTTCCTGCAAGGACGCCTTGAAACACCGGTTGGGAAGTATGGCTACGGAATCATCGAACAATCTCTCAACGGAACGCGTCTCCTCGGCCATTCCGGCGGGCATTACGGTGTCGCGGCGGAGCTGATGATGTTTCCGGACCTCGATACCGTTTTCGTCGTCCTCTCCAACGGCGATGTCGACGCTTACTGGGATGTGGAGATGTATGCCCATGAAATGATCGCCGGACCGACCGATGAGACCCGCAATTACGCCTTCACCAAGCAGCTCATCGCGGAAACGGTTGCGAAGGGATACGATGCCGGATTGAAAATGCACCGCAACCGCGACGCCGTGCGAAAGGCGCGGGGCGGCGTGATCGATCTGGCTGCCTTCAAATATATTCACCGGAGACACTATGATAAGGGGATCGATCTTCTGCGCCTGAACCGAGCGATAGCGCCCGATTCCGATGACGCCATCTTCAGTCTGGCACAGGGTTTGCGTACTGCCGGACGAAACGAGGAAGCGCTCGAAACCTACCGCGCCTATCTTGAGAGAGTGCCCGACAGCTCCGAAGCGAAATCCCTCATCGCTGCGATCTCGCGGGAAGGTTCCTGATCCCTTTTCGCCCCGGCGCCGGTCGTCGGGGAAATCGGGTTCCGGCAGGCTGACAGCCAGCCAGCCGCTCACCGCCTAGTGGTCGCCCCGCCCGAAATCCGCCCTCGCATCGTCCTGGCCTTCGTCGATGATCGAACGGCGGATCGTGCGGGTGCGGTCGAACAGGTCGAACAGGGTGTCGCCGTCGCCGTTGCGGATGGCGCGCTGAAGGAGGCTGAGATCCTCGGTGAAGCGCCCCAGCACTTCCAAAACCGCGTCCCGGTTCGACAGGAAGACGTCGCGCCACATGGTCGGGTTGCTCGCCGCGATGCGAGTGAAATCGCGAAAACCGCCGGCTGAATATTTGATCACCTCGCCCCGGGTCACATCTTCCAGATCGCTCGCGGTGCCCACGATGGTATAGGCGATGAGGTGCGGGATATGGCTGGTTACCGCAAGCACGAGGTCGTGGTGGTCGGCATCCATGATTTCGACCTTCGCGCCAAGGCCCTCCCAGAAGGCGCTGACGGCTTCGATGGCATCTTGCGGTGCGTCCTTGCCCGGAGTTAGAATGCACCAGCGATGGCGGAAAAGTTCGGCAAAGCCTGCATCCGGCCCGCTCTTCTCGGTTCCGGCGACCGGATGGGCGGGGATCACCACGGCCCCGGGCAGTGCCTTGGTCAGCGCCTCGCCCACGCTGCGCTTGGACGATCCCACATCGCTGACCACGGTTCCCGGCCTCAGATGCGGAGCTATGGCTTCCGCGGCATACCCCATGGCGCCGACGGGGACGCAAAGGATGACCAGATCGGCCTCGCCCACGGCATCGGCCACGCTGTCGCACACGGCGCCGACCAGCCCGCGTTGTGTGGCACGGGCGCGCACGTCGGAATCGGCATCCCAGCCAGTGGTCGCGACTTCGGGCTGCATGGCGCGCGCCGCCAAACCGATCGATCCCCCGATCAGGCCCAGCCCGATAATCGCCACGCGCTCGATGGTCATGCGTCTTCCCCGCACAAACTGCGCAGCACGCCGATGATCTCGTCCATTTGATTTGCGGTGCCGATGGTAATGCGCAGCGCTTGCGCCAGGCCCTGCCCGGGCAGGTGGCGAACGGCATATCCCGCCTCGGCTATGGCATCGAGCGCGGTTTCGGCCGCAAGATCTCCCTCGAACAGGATCAGCACGAAATTCGCCTTGCTGGGTATTGCGCGCAGGCCGTGATTGCCCAGCCCCTCGATCGCCGCGATAAAGCGCTTGCGCTCCTCGCGATTGGCCTCGCGCGAGCGGGCGAGAAAGGCGTGGTCGGCGATGGCGGCCAAGGCCGCACGCTGCCCGCTGGAGGTGACATTGAACGGGCCGCGAATGCGGTTGAGCACATCGATCAGGTTGGGCGTGCCCGTTGCCCAGCCGATACGCTCGCCAGCCAGGCCGTAAATCTTCGAGAAGGTACGCGTGACGAGCACATTCTCATGCGCCATCGCCAGGTCGAGCCCGCCGTCATTCTCTCCGGGTTCGAGATATTCGGCATAGGCCTGATCGATCACCAGCAGGGCGTCGCCGGGCAGTCCCGCATGAAGCCGCTCGACCTCTGCCCGCGGCAGATAGGTCCCAGTCGGATTGTTCGGATTGGCGAGGAACACGACCCGTGTGCGCTGTGTCACCGCGGCGAGCAGGGCATCGACGTCGGCGGTGTAATCCGTGTCCGGCGCTTCGACGGGGGTCGCCCCGCATCGGCGCGCGGCGATGTCGTAGACCGCGAAGCTGAAGCGGCTGAAAAGCACCTCGTCGCCCGGCCCAGCGAAACCCTGCGCGGCAAGGTTGAGCAATTCGTCCGAACCCGTCCCGCACACGATTCGCGCCGGATCGATGCCGTGCTGCTTGCCGATCGCGGCGCGCAGGGCCGTGGCGTCCGGATCGGGGTAGGCGGCAGGCACATGATCGGTTGCCAGTGCCGCCAATGCCGAGGCGCTACAGCCCAGCGGGTTCTCGTTGGCGGAGAGTTTGACGAGCCTGCGCCCGTCGGCGCGGGTCGACTTGCCGGGGACATAGGCGTGGATGCCCTCGATCCAGGGCTTCATTGTGGGAGCTTGCTTTGCCATCTGTGCTTCGCCGCATGAAAGAATTACGTCGCTTCGACAAGCACAGGACGAGTGGCGAGGAAAAAACATATCTCGCAAAGGCCGAGGCTGAGCTTGTCGGAAGCGAAGCTGGCGCGTAGCGCCAATCCTTGTCCTGTTCCTCTCGCGAAGGTCAGTTTTGAGCGCGACGTCGCAAACGATCACACTACCCGGACCGCTCCCTCTCGATGGGGGAGGCGAGCTCGCGCGTGTCGAGGTGGCGTTCGAGACTTATGGCGAGCTGAATGCGGACCGGTCCAACGCGATCCTTCTGTGCCATGCGCTGACCGGCGATCAATATGTCGCCTCGGCCCATCCGATCACCGGCAAGCCCGGCTGGTGGGAACGGATGGTGGGGCCGGGCAAGCCGATCGATACGGATCGCTTCCACGTTATCTGCGCGAATGTCATCGGCAGCTGCATGGGCTCGACCGGCCCCGCAAGCGCGGCCCCCGACGGCAGCCCCTATGGCATGCGCTTTCCGGTCATCACCATCCGCGACATGGTGCGTGCGCATGTCGGCCTGCTCGATGCGCTCGGGATCGACCGTCTCCATGCGGTGGTCGGCGGATCGATGGGCGGGATGCAGGCGCTCAGCCTTGCCGCCAACTGGCCCGAACGCACTGCCCGTGTTCTGGTGATAGCCTCGACCAGTCGCCATTCGGCGCAGAACATCGCTTTCCATGAACTTGGCCGACAGGCGATCATGGCCGATCCGCGCTGGAAGCAAGGCAATTATTACGGGGGCGAGGCGCCCGATAACGGCCTCGCCGTGGCGCGCATGGCAGCGCATATCACCTATCTTTCCGAAGAGGCGCTGACCGGAAAGTTCGGGCGGAACCTGCAGGACCGGGACGCCAAGAGCTTCGGTTTCGATGCCGATTTCCAGGTCGAAAGCTATCTGCGGTATCAGGGCAGCGGCTTCACCCGGCGGTTCGATGCCAACAGCTATCTCTATATCACCCGCGCGATGGATTATTTCGACCTTGCGGAAGAACATGGCGGCAGGTTGGCCGATGCGTTTGCGGGGGCGGATGCGCGTTTCTGCCTCGTCAGCTTCGACAGCGACTGGCTCTATCCCACGAGCGAGAGCCGTCATGTCGTTCACGCCCTGAATGCGGCGGGAGCCGCGGTGAGTTTCGTCGAACTTTCCGCGCCGCACGGGCATGACAGCTTCCTGCTCGACGTGCCCGCGCTCGACCGGGTTATCGGGGGGTTTCTGGGATGAACCATCCCGCAACCGAACTGCGCCCCGATCTCGCGGTGATCGCTGACCAGATCGAGCCGGGCAGCCGGGTACTCGATATCGGTTGCGGCGATGGCGCGCTGATGCTGGCCCTGCGCGACAAGGCATGCGACGTGCGCGGGATCGAGATCGACGGTGCCTGTGTCGAGCGCTGCGTATCGCAGGGCCTGTCCGTGGTGCAGGGCGATGCCGACCGGGATCTGGGCGATTATCCGGATAAAGGGTTCGACTATGCCGTGCTGAGCCAGACGCTCCAGACCGCCGAACGGCCCGACCGGATGCTCGATGAATTGCTGCGCGTGGGCAGGCGGGCCTTTATCAGCTTCCCCAACTTCGCGCATTGGCGCACCCGCGCCGCGCTGATGCTGGGCGGCCGCATGCCGGTGACGCGCAGCATTCCGGTGAGCTGGTACGAAACGCAGAACATCCACCACGTCACCATTCTGGACTTCCGCGACCTCGCTGCCGAAAAGGGCGCGACCATTGTGCGCGACTGGTATTTCGCCAAAGAGCGCCCGATCGGTCGCTTGGCCGCCAATAGCCGTGCGGAGTTTGCTGTGTTCGAACTCGCGCGCTGATCGTCAGCCGGCTTTCTTCGGAATTTCCGCCACGTGCGGTTCATGCCCCCAATGGCGCAGCAGGGCGAGGACATGCTTGCCGGACAGGCCGAGCGTGCCGGTGTTGCGCAAGGGGTGGACGTTCATCCGCTCCGCCTCGGCGAGCGATCGGTCGAGCACCACGGTCACACTTTCGGGCTGTGCGTTGATCATCGCGAGAGGTGTGACCGAACCGGGCGTTATGCCCAGCAGGCGGTCCATATCCCCGGCCTTGCCGAAACTCACGCGCTTGCAGCCGATCGCGGCGGGCAGGGCCTTCAGATCGGCGCGTGCCTCGGCTGGCACGGTGACCAGCCAGAAGGCGCCGCCCGCATCTTTCAGGAACAGATTCTTGGTATGCGCGCCGGGAATGTCGGCATCGATGTTCCGGCTCTCCTCGACTGTAAAGACCGCCGCGTGCTCATGCGCTTCGAACGGGATTGCCAGCGCGTCGAGGTCCGCCAGCAATCCCGCTTCGCCGCGCATCACGCTTCGCGGTGGATGCCGCAGATTTTGTGCCCGTCGAGATCGC
This window encodes:
- a CDS encoding lysophospholipid acyltransferase family protein; protein product: MRLLRNFAFYFAFYVGSLLITSASLIALTFSVEAFRARVRDWSQWQRWCLTHLLGCEIVIEGAPQNEPVLYAIKHESFFEAIDAPALLDCPSVFAKRELFDIPLWGRAAAAFGLVPVEREAGAKALMKMIRSAKALVAEGRPLVIFPEGTRVPHGEKRKLQAGFAGLYKMLGLPVVPVAVDSGPIYHRRLKKPGRITYRFGEPIPPGLPRAEVEERVREAINALNG
- a CDS encoding MarR family winged helix-turn-helix transcriptional regulator, producing the protein MRKAPEEPAQDAVRAHGAAALGGRLRRLSDRIDREAKALYEKRGVAFEQRWFPVFNCLRSGEPMSVTDLADRLQVSHVSISVIRGALEKEGLVGSRADERDGRRRVLALTDKGMALARQLAPLFDALDKAAIELNAEAGDAIAAIDRLEDALERKPLSQRVEDHCG
- a CDS encoding serine hydrolase domain-containing protein, with amino-acid sequence MTKIFCRKVLAIGAAAALLAPLSGCLAPLDRTAAPSLESYASQLTETADFSGVILLARKGEIEFQGAYGLADRQTGRANTVDTKFSLASVPKMFTAVSILQLVDAGAISLDDTIGTHLPDYPNRAAAERVTIEHLLMHTSGVGNYWEAMEKLDGASLDSHSDYLPLFADIPLEHEPGTAFSYSNGGYVVLGLIIEAVTGTNYYDHVQAAVFDKAGMQDTGYFLPGKPVPDRAQSYMRSVERPGSWDDMAARAEPRGSAAGGGYSTAGDLLRFATALKQHRLLSPDMTDVFLQGRLETPVGKYGYGIIEQSLNGTRLLGHSGGHYGVAAELMMFPDLDTVFVVLSNGDVDAYWDVEMYAHEMIAGPTDETRNYAFTKQLIAETVAKGYDAGLKMHRNRDAVRKARGGVIDLAAFKYIHRRHYDKGIDLLRLNRAIAPDSDDAIFSLAQGLRTAGRNEEALETYRAYLERVPDSSEAKSLIAAISREGS
- a CDS encoding prephenate/arogenate dehydrogenase family protein, with the translated sequence MTIERVAIIGLGLIGGSIGLAARAMQPEVATTGWDADSDVRARATQRGLVGAVCDSVADAVGEADLVILCVPVGAMGYAAEAIAPHLRPGTVVSDVGSSKRSVGEALTKALPGAVVIPAHPVAGTEKSGPDAGFAELFRHRWCILTPGKDAPQDAIEAVSAFWEGLGAKVEIMDADHHDLVLAVTSHIPHLIAYTIVGTASDLEDVTRGEVIKYSAGGFRDFTRIAASNPTMWRDVFLSNRDAVLEVLGRFTEDLSLLQRAIRNGDGDTLFDLFDRTRTIRRSIIDEGQDDARADFGRGDH
- the hisC gene encoding histidinol-phosphate transaminase, with the translated sequence MKPWIEGIHAYVPGKSTRADGRRLVKLSANENPLGCSASALAALATDHVPAAYPDPDATALRAAIGKQHGIDPARIVCGTGSDELLNLAAQGFAGPGDEVLFSRFSFAVYDIAARRCGATPVEAPDTDYTADVDALLAAVTQRTRVVFLANPNNPTGTYLPRAEVERLHAGLPGDALLVIDQAYAEYLEPGENDGGLDLAMAHENVLVTRTFSKIYGLAGERIGWATGTPNLIDVLNRIRGPFNVTSSGQRAALAAIADHAFLARSREANREERKRFIAAIEGLGNHGLRAIPSKANFVLILFEGDLAAETALDAIAEAGYAVRHLPGQGLAQALRITIGTANQMDEIIGVLRSLCGEDA
- the metX gene encoding homoserine O-acetyltransferase MetX, producing MSATSQTITLPGPLPLDGGGELARVEVAFETYGELNADRSNAILLCHALTGDQYVASAHPITGKPGWWERMVGPGKPIDTDRFHVICANVIGSCMGSTGPASAAPDGSPYGMRFPVITIRDMVRAHVGLLDALGIDRLHAVVGGSMGGMQALSLAANWPERTARVLVIASTSRHSAQNIAFHELGRQAIMADPRWKQGNYYGGEAPDNGLAVARMAAHITYLSEEALTGKFGRNLQDRDAKSFGFDADFQVESYLRYQGSGFTRRFDANSYLYITRAMDYFDLAEEHGGRLADAFAGADARFCLVSFDSDWLYPTSESRHVVHALNAAGAAVSFVELSAPHGHDSFLLDVPALDRVIGGFLG
- the metW gene encoding methionine biosynthesis protein MetW, producing MNHPATELRPDLAVIADQIEPGSRVLDIGCGDGALMLALRDKACDVRGIEIDGACVERCVSQGLSVVQGDADRDLGDYPDKGFDYAVLSQTLQTAERPDRMLDELLRVGRRAFISFPNFAHWRTRAALMLGGRMPVTRSIPVSWYETQNIHHVTILDFRDLAAEKGATIVRDWYFAKERPIGRLAANSRAEFAVFELAR
- a CDS encoding prolyl-tRNA synthetase associated domain-containing protein — its product is MRGEAGLLADLDALAIPFEAHEHAAVFTVEESRNIDADIPGAHTKNLFLKDAGGAFWLVTVPAEARADLKALPAAIGCKRVSFGKAGDMDRLLGITPGSVTPLAMINAQPESVTVVLDRSLAEAERMNVHPLRNTGTLGLSGKHVLALLRHWGHEPHVAEIPKKAG